A DNA window from Vigna unguiculata cultivar IT97K-499-35 chromosome 10, ASM411807v1, whole genome shotgun sequence contains the following coding sequences:
- the LOC114167502 gene encoding proteasome subunit alpha type-4, whose protein sequence is MSRRYDSRTTIFSPEGRLYQVEYAMEAIGNAGTAIGILSKDGVVLVGEKKVTSKLLQTSTSTEKMYKIDDHVACAVAGIMSDANILINTARVQAQRYTYAYQEPMPVEQLVQSLCDTKQGYTQFGGLRPFGVSFLFAGWDKNFGFQLYMSDPSGNYGGWKAGAIGANNQAAQSILKQDYKDDITREEAVQLALKVLSKTMDSTSLTSEKLELAEVFLSPSGKVKYEVCSPESLTKLLVKFGVTQPATDTS, encoded by the coding sequence ATGTCACGAAGATATGATAGCCGAACAACAATCTTCTCTCCTGAAGGACGTCTTTACCAAGTGGAATATGCAATGGAAGCTATTGGGAATGCTGGTACTGCAATAGGGATCTTATCGAAAGATGGAGTTGTGCTGGTTGGTGAAAAAAAGGTGACATCCAAGCTGCTCCAAACTTCAACCTCCACTGAGAAAATGTACAAGATTGATGATCATGTTGCATGTGCTGTGGCTGGGATAATGTCAGATGCCAACATTCTGATCAATACTGCAAGGGTCCAAGCACAACGCTACACTTATGCTTATCAAGAGCCAATGCCAGTTGAGCAGCTAGTTCAGTCTCTCTGTGATACCAAGCAAGGTTACACCCAATTTGGTGGCCTTAGGCCATTTGGGGTCTCATTTCTGTTTGCAGGATGGGACAAAAACTTTGGCTTTCAGCTTTACATGAGTGACCCTAGTGGAAATTATGGTGGCTGGAAAGCTGGAGCCATTGGGGCAAATAACCAAGCAGCACAATCAATACTGAAACAGGACTACAAGGATGATATCACAAGGGAAGAAGCAGTTCAACTTGCATTGAAGGTTTTAAGTAAAACCATGGACAGCACAAGTCTAACTTCAGAAAAGCTTGAACTTGCTGAGGTTTTTCTGTCACCCTCTGGTAAAGTGAAGTATGAAGTTTGCTCCCCAGAGTCCCTCACTAAGCTGTTGGTGAAGTTTGGTGTAACCCAACCTGCAACGGACACTTCGTAG
- the LOC114165472 gene encoding protein trichome birefringence-like 35: protein MQRWKWNRKKPPIFPLLVLVLLFFIAFSTLHSEHTIQRIHEIPDHVLNHQEVSSATFVEPNLSGHLKQAPEVLDRFSRCNSTVEYSGKKIAWRGDSWQSGRRRVRPESCDVFSGKWVFDNVSHPLYNESDCPYMSDQLACHKHGRSDLGYQYWRWQPHNCNLKRWNVKEMWEKLRDKRLMFVGDSLNRGQWISMVCLLQSVIPADKRSMSPNAHLTIFRAEDYNATVEFLWAPLLVESNSDDPVNHRLDERIIRPDTVLRHASLWENADILVFNTYLWWRQGPVKLLWTAEKNGACEELDGRGAMELAMGAWAEWVSSKVDPLKKRVFFVTMSPTHLWSREWKPESEGNCYGEKEPIYNEGYWGSGSDLPTMSTVEKILSNLSSKVSVINITQLSEYRKDGHPSIFRKFWEPLRPQQLSNPSSYSDCIHWCLPGVPDVWNELLFHFL from the exons ATGCAGAGGTGGAAGTGGAACAGGAAGAAACCCCCCATTTTCCCTTTGCTTGTGCTTGTATTGCTGTTCTTCATAGCCTTCTCAACCCTCCACAGTGAGCACACCATACAACGAATCCATGAAATCCCAGATCATGTTCTTAACCACCAAGAGGTTTCTTCAGCCACCTTTGTCGAACCCAACCTCTCTGGTCACCTCAAGCAAGCTCCAG AGGTTTTGGATAGATTCAGTAGATGCAACTCTACTGTTGAGTATAGTGGCAAGAAAATTGCTTGGCGTGGTGATTCTTGGCAGTCTGGTCGCCGGAGAGTGAGGCCGGAAAGTTGTGATGTTTTTTCAGGCAAATGGGTGTTTGATAATGTTTCGCATCCACTGTACAATGAGTCAGATTGCCCTTACATGTCTGACCAATTGGCCTGTCACAAGCATGGAAGGTCTGATTTGGGTTACCAGTATTGGAGATGGCAACCACATAACTGCAATTTGAAGAG GTGGAATGTGAAAGAAATGTGGGAGAAGTTGAGAGATAAAAGGCTAATGTTTGTTGGAGATTCACTAAATAGAGGGCAATGGATATCAATGGTATGTTTGTTACAATCTGTAATTCCTGCTGATAAGAGATCAATGTCACCAAATGCCCATCTCACCATTTTCAGAGCAGAG GATTATAATGCAACTGTGGAGTTTCTCTGGGCTCCCCTGCTTGTTGAATCTAATTCTGATGACCCAGTAAATCACAGACTAGATGAACGCATAATTCGTCCTGATACAGTTCTTAGACACGCATCACTGTGGGAAAATGCTGATATTCTTGTTTTTAACACATACTTATGGTGGAGACAAGGCCCAGTTAAGCTATT ATGGACAGCTGAAAAAAATGGAGCTTGTGAAGAATTGGATGGCCGAGGAGCCATGGAGTTGGCCATGGGAGCTTGGGCAGAATGGGTATCTTCAAAAGTTGATCCCCTGAAGAAGCGTGTCTTTTTTGTGACCATGTCTCCAACACATCTCTG GAGCCGAGAGTGGAAACCAGAAAGTGAAGGAAACTGCTATGGGGAGAAGGAGCCTATTTACAATGAGGGCTATTGGGGAAGTGGTTCAGATTTGCCTACAATGAGCACTGTGGAGAAGATCCTAAGCAATTTGAGTTCAAAAGTTTCTGTCATCAACATCACTCAACTATCAGAGTATAGAAAGGATGGTCATCCTTCTATTTTTCGCAAATTTTGGGAGCCCCTTAGGCCTCAACAGTTGTCAAATCCCTCATCATACTCTGATTGCATACATTGGTGCTTGCCTGGGGTACCTGATGTGTGGAATGAATTGCTATTCCATTTTTTATAG
- the LOC114166465 gene encoding germin-like protein subfamily 1 member 20: MKGVYLLVAVLALTSSVVSSYDPSPLQDFCVAIKESDGVFVNGKFCKDPKAVKAEDFFLHVEPGNTDNPLNANVTPVAVDQLPGLNTLGISLARIDFAPKGLNPPHTHPRGTEILIVLEGTLYVGFVTSNQDGNRLFTKVLNNGDVFVFPIGLIHFQLNVGYGNAVAIAGLSSQNPGTITIANALFKAVPPISVEVLARALQVDNKVIEDLQRKQWYGKD; encoded by the exons atgaaaggtgTTTACTTGCTTGTTGCCGTCTTGGCTCTCACTTCTTCAGTTGTGTCTTCCTATGACCCTAGTCCCCTCCAAGACTTTTGTGTGGCAATCAAGGAATCCGATGGTG TGTTTGTGAATGGAAAATTTTGCAAAGATCCTAAGGCTGTGAAAGCTGAAGATTTCTTCTTACACGTGGAACCTGGAAACACTGACAATCCACTGAATGCAAATGTGACTCCTGTGGCTGTTGATCAACTACCTGGACTAAACACGTTGGGTATATCTTTGGCTCGCATAGATTTTGCACCAAAAGGTTTAAATCCTCCCCACACCCACCCACGTGGTACAGAGATCCTTATAGTTCTTGAAGGAACTCTTTATGTTGGATTTGTAACCTCAAATCAAGATGGAAATCGCCTTTTCACCAAAGTGTTGAACAATGGTGATGTCTTTGTCTTCCCAATTGGTCTTATTCACTTCCAACTCAACGTCGGATATGGCAATGCTGTTGCTATTGCTGGTCTTAGCAGTCAAAATCCAGGAACTATTACAATTGCAAACGCTTTGTTTAAAGCTGTTCCACCTATTTCTGTTGAGGTTCTCGCTAGAGCTCTTCAAGTAGATAACAAAGTAATTGAAGATCTTCAAAGGAAACAATGGTATGGCAAGGACTAG